Genomic segment of uncultured Tolumonas sp.:
GTATTTCCGGCCTGCAACTGCAGTTCACACAATAACGGGCGCGGATAAGCCAGTCCGGTTTGTTGCAGGTCGAGTTGTGTCCAGCATTCCAGCAAACCGAGCGGCCATTGGCTGGCGATGCGTAATCGCCCTGGTTGCAACCAGCCGCGGCGTGCAGCAATAAAGGTTACGCCGAGTTGCGCACGATTTTCCAGTGTTGGCAGATGTTCACCTAAGCCATCAATGGCACTGAGTTGCAGATCATAACGCGGATGTTCAGTTTGTAGTTGCAGCAGAAAACGTAACGATTGCCCGGCATAACCGGTCGGTGCCGTCAGCGCTTCTACCGTTAACCCACTGAGGTTGTAATGGCAGTAATGCATCGAGATCACAAACAGGCTGAACAGCAGATAGGCCAGTGCCAACACCAGATTGTTTTCATAATTGGAACCGAGCAGGAAAATCGCCACCGTCAGGCCCAGATAAACCCAGCCGGTATGACTGGGGAAGATAAACAGATTATGGCGATTTAAGCGATATTGGCTGGCGGGTGGAATGCGACGGTCTAACCACGCAGTCATGCGTTGTTGCCAAGCCTGACGCAGCGACGGCCACGGTTTCATCGCACCGGGTCCACACGTTCTAATAAGGCACGACTCAGGCTGCTACGGCCACCAATCGCGCCGTTATAACCGCTGCGTAAACGATGTTCAGCGACAGGGGCGAAAATCGCCTGAATATCATCGGGCAGAAGATAATCGCGTCCGGCCATATAGGCCCAGACACGGGCGGCACTGAGCAGGGCTTTACTGGCACGTGGCGAAAGCGCGTGTGGCGTAATACCGGCGGTGCGGCTTTCTTGTACCAGACTGAGCAAATAATCCAAAGCGGCATCAGCGACTTTTACCTGTTCAGTTTGTCGTTGCATCAGTTGTAATTGTTGCGCATCCAGCAGTGGTGTGACGTTGATGGTGCCATTTTGCAGCAACATCCGTTTTTCGGTGATTTTATCTGGATAACCCAATTCAATGCGCATCAGAAAGCGGTCAAGTTGCGACTCTGGCAATGGGTAAGTGCCGGCTTGATCTTGCGGATTTTGCGTGGCGATGACGAAAAATGGCTCGGGTAAGGCGCGGGTTTCACCATCTAAGCTGACCTGGCGTTCGGCCATCGCTTCCAGCAGGGCGCTTTGTGTGCGAGGGCTACCGCGGTTGATTTCATCAGCCAGCAGCACTTGCGTAAACACTGGACCTGGGTGAAAAACAAACTCTTTTTGCTGCTCAAACACGGAGACACCGAGCAAGTCGGCAGGCAGCATATCCGAGGTGAATTGTACTCGTTGATACTGCAACCCCATCACAGTGGCCAGTGCGTGCGCGAGCGTGGTTTTGCCCATACCCGGTAGATCTTCAATCAGCAGATGGCCTTTCGCCAGCAAGCAACAAACCGCCAGCTGGATCTCCTCTTCCTTGCCCAAAATTACTCGGTTCAGTTCACTCAGAACGGCTTGAATACGCTGTTGCACGCTAGACTCCGAAAAATAATAAGGCTGCCGCAAAAATAGCGGTCACAGGCTCCTGTAAGTATAGGAGCCTGTGGGAAAAGGCAGGAAAGATCAGCGACGGCTGAGAATACGCAGAACGCGCAGGAACAGGTTAATGATATCGAGATACAACGCCGCGGCGCTGTCGATGGCGTTATCTAGCGTTTTCGGGATCGCATTGGCGCGCGCCCAGTCGTAACCGATATAACCACTGAAAATCAGCGCGACGGCCCAGTCCGTTAGTGGGTGTGATTTGTGGAAGATGAACACTTCCGCCAACTGCACAACCAAAGTGATCAGCAAGGCGAAAAACAGTGCGCGACCGATGCCCTGAAAGAACGCCGGATACATACTGCCTAGCAGCATCATGACAAAGGTGATTTCACCAGTCACACGCATGGCTTCCAACACCAGAGCGCTGTCAAATTGGCTGACCACGACATTCAGTACCAGACCAAACGGCACCACAATTAGGTTGTAACCAAAGAAGCTGATCAACGGATTTTCAGAGCGATTCAGAATAAAACTGCCGGCCATACAGCAGATAAAATAACCGATAAAAAACAGACGATGGTCGATGGCATACAGACTTTCCACCGGAACGGTCATCATCATCAACCAGTTAACAAAAAAGCCCCAGCATAAAGTCAGGCCAATGGTCAGGTTATATAACGACGGACTGATTTGTTGTGCACCGATAAAATTAGTTCTTTTAAAAACACTGGTTTCCATAAATTATTATCCCATACAGATTGAGTTGTTCATTCTTACAACAATTTCAGCGAATTCATAGCGTCGCTTCAAATGAATATGTCGTTGTTTTTTGCTTCACCTGCACCGATCTTGCGGCGATAATGCGCGCCTTCGTGCTGACTATGAGCGGTCAGTGGTGTTAAACCCTCATTATTCAGAATTAATTATGCTGTCATTTCTTCCCGGTTTTATCTTATTACCATTCAGTATTGCGTTTGTGATCCTGAATACGGCGCTGGTGTCATTCCTGATCGGTATTCAGGCTTTGCTGAAATTATTGATCCCAATTGCGGTGTTCAATCATTATCTGACCCGTGGTTGTAACTTCATCATGTACGGCTGGTTGTGTGGTAATGCGCTGATGTTGCGACTGGTGAATAAAGTGGAATGGGAAGTTCACGACACCACCAATCTGAATAAGAAAGGCTGGCATATGGTGATCTGTAATCATCAAAGCTGGGCCGATATTGTGTTGTTAGGCGATATTTTCCGTAATCGTTTGCCCACACCGAAGTTTTTCTTAAAACACGATCTGTTGTATGTGCCGTTTGTCGGGCTGGCGTGCTGGGGCTTAGATATGCCGTTTATGCGCCGTTACAGCCGTCAGCAATTGCTGAAAAACCCGGAGTTGCGTGGCAAAGACGTGACCACGGCGCGCGAGGCGTGTGCCAAGTTCCGTACCATTCCAACGACGGTGATTAATTTTGTTGAAGGCAGTCGTTTTACACCGGAAAAGAAAGCCGAAACCAAATCACCCTATGCGCATTTGCTGATACCGAAACCAGCGGGTTTAGCGATGGCGATGAATGTGCTGGGCGAGCAATTTGAGAAGATTGTGAATGTGACGCTGGCTTACCCGGAAAACACCGGTCGCCCGTTCCACGATATGCTCAGTGGCCGCCTGACGCGCGTGCAAGTCTGGATTGAAGAGATCCCAGTGACAGAAGTGCAGCGCGGCGATTACATCAAAGACAAACCGTTTAAACGTGGTTTCCAGCAATGGCTGACCGGCGTCTGGCAGCACAAAGATCAGCTGTTGGCAGAAAAGCGTTAAAGATCGGTGTTAACTGAATGGTGTTAACTGAGTTGTGCAAACAGTGCATCCAGATTGTGTTCCGAGAACACCTGAATGTCGTGTTGGCGCAACAGGCGGGTAGTCACACCTTCACCAGCAATTTTCTGGCCGCTGAACTGGCCGTTATAGATATTGCTGCTGCCGCACGATGGGCTGCTCTCTTTTAAGATGGCGTATTTGATTTGTTGCTGCTGGCACAACGAGAGTGCCTGTTCGGCGCCGCGCACGAAGGCGGTAGTCACATCGCGGTTACAACCGGTCATGACGCGGCCATCGGTCTGGATTTCAGCTGCCGGACGCGGCGTGGATAAACCGCCAGCTTGTTCCGGGCAAAATGGCACCAACCAGCCATTGGCTTGCCAGCGCTGTAATAAGGTGTGATCAACCGGTTTGCTCTGACCGTCATAACGCACTGGGCAACCCAGCAAACAGGCACTGACTAGAATTTTTGGTGTTTTCATTCTTCGACTCCCGTGTATATCGCAATGATTTTAAGCGGGAGCCGCAAAATGGCCCAGACTATTTAAGTTTCATTAGTTGGTTATGTGAGCAGGGCGTAGTCGCCATAAACGGAAGACGGTGTGGCTGTTCACAAACAAAAAACTGCCCTCAATCAGCGCACCACCGATCGAACCAATCACAAAATTATGCGTCACCCAACACACGGTGCCCATCAACATGATCAGGCGCATACGAATGCCCTGCTCACGATACAGCGCCCAGGTGCCGAGTGTGGTGCCGATCAGCGTTAGCCATTGAATGGGCTGGGTAATATTCGGTACACCCAACACCCACACGATCAGCAGGAAAAAACACATCACCGCCACATGGCGGGTGCGGGTTGAGACAAAACTGCGAAAGCCACTAAGCCAAGCAGCATAAGCCGCAGTATGTGCACCCAGCAGGAAGAAATGCGCGCCAATGACGACACAATACAAAGTCAGAAAGGTGCGCAGACGTTGATCGCTGCGTTGCACAAACGCCGAGATACCAATGACAAACGCCAGTAAACCCACTGACTGAGCCAGTGGGTTGGCAGCAAATAAAACCGCTAAAGCATGTAGGTGTGAGGTCACAAGGTTACGCCACTTTTGAAGATCGCCAGTTCCCGGAAATCGTTCTTCTCATTACAGGTGGCTTTGCCATTGGCGACATCAACAATCAAATCAATAAACTGATTGAGCAGTTGCGCCATGGTTTGGTCTTCCAGCAATCGACCTGCGTTAAAGTCAATCCAATGCGGTTTACGTTTGGCTAAATCGCTGTTGGTGGCTAATTTCACAGTCGGAACGAATCCGCCGTAGGGCGTACCCCGCCCTGTGCTGAACAATACCATGTGACAACCGGCGGCGGCCAGTGCGCTGGTGGCCACGGCATCATTGCCTGGCGCGCTGAGCAAATTAAAGCCGTGGCGAGTTAACCGATCACCATATTTCAGCACATCCATCACCTGGCTTTGTCCGGCTTTTTGTGTGCAACCGAGCGATTTCTCTTCCAGTGTGGAAATGCCGCCCGCTTTGTTACCGGGGGACGGATTTTCATAGATCGGTTGATTGTGATCGATGAAATATTGTTTGAAATCATTCACCATCGACACGGTTTTGCCAAAGGTGGTTTCATCGTGGCAGCGTGACATCAAAATACGTTCCGCACCAAACATCTCCGGCACTTCGGTCAGCACGCTGGTGCCACCATGTTGGATCACGTAATCCGAAAACTGCCCCAACAATGGGTTGGCGGTAATGCCGGAAAAACCATCCGAACCGCCACATTCCAGTCCGAATTTCAGCTCGCTGATCAAACCCGGCGTGCGGGTATCTTGCTGCATCACTGCCAGCAACTCTTGCAACAGTTCGACACCCGTGCTGACTTCATCATCATGTTGTTGGCAAACCATGAAGCGCACGCGTTCGGCATCAAAGTCACATAAGGTCTCTTTGAAAGCGGCAATTTGGTTGTTTTCGCAACCTAAGCCAACCACCAGAACCCCGCCGGCATTGGGGTGACGGACCATATTTTGCAGTATGGTGCGGGTGTTCTGGTGGTCTTGGCCTAGCTGGGAGCAGCCATATTGATGGCTGAAAAGATGAATACCGTCGATAGCTGACAAGTCACATTCACGTTGCAGTTGTTGCTGCATCTGTTTAGCCAGCGCATTCACACAACCAACGGTCGGTAAGATCCATAACTCATTACGAATACCCACTTCGCCATTTTTACGGCGATAGATCTGCACTTCGCGATCGGCGGGTTGTGGTGGTAAAGCGATAAAATCAGGCTGATATTGATA
This window contains:
- a CDS encoding MoxR family ATPase — encoded protein: MQQRIQAVLSELNRVILGKEEEIQLAVCCLLAKGHLLIEDLPGMGKTTLAHALATVMGLQYQRVQFTSDMLPADLLGVSVFEQQKEFVFHPGPVFTQVLLADEINRGSPRTQSALLEAMAERQVSLDGETRALPEPFFVIATQNPQDQAGTYPLPESQLDRFLMRIELGYPDKITEKRMLLQNGTINVTPLLDAQQLQLMQRQTEQVKVADAALDYLLSLVQESRTAGITPHALSPRASKALLSAARVWAYMAGRDYLLPDDIQAIFAPVAEHRLRSGYNGAIGGRSSLSRALLERVDPVR
- a CDS encoding altronate dehydratase family protein, with amino-acid sequence MQDVIKIHATDNVAVALADLTEGQRIDIDGVTITLRGFIARGHKLALRDLPANAQVIKYGLPIGHARTDIAVGEHVHHHNIATNLNDLDEYQYQPDFIALPPQPADREVQIYRRKNGEVGIRNELWILPTVGCVNALAKQMQQQLQRECDLSAIDGIHLFSHQYGCSQLGQDHQNTRTILQNMVRHPNAGGVLVVGLGCENNQIAAFKETLCDFDAERVRFMVCQQHDDEVSTGVELLQELLAVMQQDTRTPGLISELKFGLECGGSDGFSGITANPLLGQFSDYVIQHGGTSVLTEVPEMFGAERILMSRCHDETTFGKTVSMVNDFKQYFIDHNQPIYENPSPGNKAGGISTLEEKSLGCTQKAGQSQVMDVLKYGDRLTRHGFNLLSAPGNDAVATSALAAAGCHMVLFSTGRGTPYGGFVPTVKLATNSDLAKRKPHWIDFNAGRLLEDQTMAQLLNQFIDLIVDVANGKATCNEKNDFRELAIFKSGVTL
- a CDS encoding Bax inhibitor-1 family protein; its protein translation is METSVFKRTNFIGAQQISPSLYNLTIGLTLCWGFFVNWLMMMTVPVESLYAIDHRLFFIGYFICCMAGSFILNRSENPLISFFGYNLIVVPFGLVLNVVVSQFDSALVLEAMRVTGEITFVMMLLGSMYPAFFQGIGRALFFALLITLVVQLAEVFIFHKSHPLTDWAVALIFSGYIGYDWARANAIPKTLDNAIDSAAALYLDIINLFLRVLRILSRR
- a CDS encoding acyltransferase yields the protein MLSFLPGFILLPFSIAFVILNTALVSFLIGIQALLKLLIPIAVFNHYLTRGCNFIMYGWLCGNALMLRLVNKVEWEVHDTTNLNKKGWHMVICNHQSWADIVLLGDIFRNRLPTPKFFLKHDLLYVPFVGLACWGLDMPFMRRYSRQQLLKNPELRGKDVTTAREACAKFRTIPTTVINFVEGSRFTPEKKAETKSPYAHLLIPKPAGLAMAMNVLGEQFEKIVNVTLAYPENTGRPFHDMLSGRLTRVQVWIEEIPVTEVQRGDYIKDKPFKRGFQQWLTGVWQHKDQLLAEKR
- a CDS encoding DUF58 domain-containing protein yields the protein MKPWPSLRQAWQQRMTAWLDRRIPPASQYRLNRHNLFIFPSHTGWVYLGLTVAIFLLGSNYENNLVLALAYLLFSLFVISMHYCHYNLSGLTVEALTAPTGYAGQSLRFLLQLQTEHPRYDLQLSAIDGLGEHLPTLENRAQLGVTFIAARRGWLQPGRLRIASQWPLGLLECWTQLDLQQTGLAYPRPLLCELQLQAGNTPQVEPNALASTSQAIGMDEMQGVRPYRSGESLSQIAWKQVAQGRGLVSKEFMTPIPQLCWLELQKTPGLDLEERLSKLCYQLQRLEQQGAHYGLLLGSQSIAPGEGALHQTHCLTALALYENH
- a CDS encoding DUF523 domain-containing protein is translated as MKTPKILVSACLLGCPVRYDGQSKPVDHTLLQRWQANGWLVPFCPEQAGGLSTPRPAAEIQTDGRVMTGCNRDVTTAFVRGAEQALSLCQQQQIKYAILKESSPSCGSSNIYNGQFSGQKIAGEGVTTRLLRQHDIQVFSEHNLDALFAQLS
- a CDS encoding YgjV family protein, with translation MTSHLHALAVLFAANPLAQSVGLLAFVIGISAFVQRSDQRLRTFLTLYCVVIGAHFFLLGAHTAAYAAWLSGFRSFVSTRTRHVAVMCFFLLIVWVLGVPNITQPIQWLTLIGTTLGTWALYREQGIRMRLIMLMGTVCWVTHNFVIGSIGGALIEGSFLFVNSHTVFRLWRLRPAHITN